One genomic segment of Nilaparvata lugens isolate BPH chromosome Y, ASM1435652v1, whole genome shotgun sequence includes these proteins:
- the LOC120355138 gene encoding uncharacterized protein LOC120355138, which produces MRRESTVRVTYDTVTSSDGPSPHGPSLSSLAALCSLMLSPMFNFSEFGVIVFLSVALKLLVDLPFQNLGRVLQSRKAANTKENLVEKCDSSEAVFSKNTGNATNDNEAAINRDSDLRRRQGSIRDIGTNL; this is translated from the exons atgagAAGGGAGTCGACTGTGCGTGTGACGTATGACACTGTGACGTCAAGCGATGGTCCATCTCCGCATGGTCCATCTCTCTCTTCACTAGCTGCACTGTGCTCTCTCATGCTTTCGCCTATG tttaaTTTCAGTGAATTCGGTGTGATTGTTTTCCTATCAGTTGCTCTCAAACTACTGGTTGATCTGCCGTTCCAGAATTTAGGAAGAGTTTTGCAATCAAGAAAAG CAGCCAACACCAAAGAAAACCTTGTTGAAAAATGTGACTCCAGTGAGGCGGTCTTCTCGAAAAACACGGGAAACGCTACAAATGACAATGAAGCAGCTATAAACAGAGATTCAGACCTTAGAAGGAGACAAGGCTCGATACGGGACATCGGAACTaatctataa